The following coding sequences are from one Primulina eburnea isolate SZY01 chromosome 15, ASM2296580v1, whole genome shotgun sequence window:
- the LOC140815407 gene encoding uncharacterized protein: MDEIRRAYIKMGPYQPIKKEYPPTKFISQNRRFQSHWFQKFTWLEYSPLKDDAFCFSCFLFEHKHPRNLVFTIDRFKYWKRANDGDRCAFLMHIGCNTSPHNNDVEYLANLMNISRHIDKVINAQSSEEKQKNRLRLTATIESIRWLTLQACAFKGCMAIVLRFVDTEGFLRERFFAIVHVTDTTAATLKKEISDALGRYDLHIHNMRGQGYDGASNMRGSWNGLQALFLKDCSCAYYVHCFAHQLQLALLQLLKKRYPFVYSFQN, encoded by the exons ATGGATGAAATTAGACGAGCTTATATCAAGATGGGGCCATATCAACCAATTAAGAAAGAGTATCCACCGACCAAATTTATAAGTCAAAATCGACGATTTCAAAGTCATTGGTTCCAAAAATTTACTTGGTTAGAGTACTCTCCTTTGAAAGATGATGCATTTTGTTTTTCGTGCTTCTTGTTTGAACATAAGCATCCTCGTAATCTTGTATTTACAATTGATAGATTCAAATATTGGAAGCGAGCTAATGATGGCGATAGATGCGCATTTTTGATGCATATAGGATGCAATACTTCACCACATAACAATGATGTGGAATATCTTGCTAATTTGATGAATATATCTCGTCATATTGACAAAGTGATAAATGCACAATCTTCAGAAGAAAAACAGAAGAACAGATTGCGGCTTACAGCAACTATTGAAAGCATTCGATGGCTCACTTTGCAAGCATGCGCATTTAAAGG TTGTATGGCTATTGTATTAAGATTTGTGGATACTGAAGGCTTTTTACGAGAGCGGTTCTTTGCCATTGTACACGTGACAGATACAACTGCTGCAACACTTAAGAAAGAAATATCTGATGCACTTGGTCGTTATGACTTGCATATCCACAACATGCGTGGACAGGGATATGATGGTGCTAGCAATATGCGCGGTTCTTGGAATGGATTGCAGGCTCTTTTCTTGAAAGATTGCTCGTGTGCATATTATGTACATTGTTTTGCTCACCAACTTCAACTAGCATTACTGCAGCTGCTGAAAAAGAGGTATCCATTTGTTTATtcttttcaaaattga
- the LOC140815094 gene encoding monothiol glutaredoxin-S15, mitochondrial-like isoform X2, with amino-acid sequence MVRLLADIIRRGVAPFPASRLTASSSFYQSVLRLSTNVPGDTHEDFRPAIKTESSGVAIKDIVEQDLKENSVMIYMKGVPDLPRCGFSALAVRVLKEHNVPLSSRNILEDLELKNAVKASGKLLLFIHWPTFPQIFINGEFIGGSDIILSMHQTGELKEKLKDVAEKHI; translated from the exons ATGGTGAGGTTATTGGCTGACATAATTCGTAGAGGTGTTGCACCTTTTCCAGCCTCGAGGTTGACT GCATCTAGTTCTTTCTATCAGAGCGTTCTTCGGCTTTCTACCAATGTGCCTGGTGATACACATGAAGATTTTAGACCCGCTATTAAAACTGAGAGTTCTGGTGTTGCAATTAAAGACATTGTCGAGCAG GATTTGAAGGAAAACTCTGTAATGATATACATGAAAGGGGTGCCTGATCTTCCCCGATGTGGATTTAGTGCATTAGCAGTGAGAGTTTTGAAAGAACATA ATGTTCCTTTAAGTTCAAGAAATATATTAGAAGACCTTGAACTAAAGAATGCTGTCAAAGCTTCAGGTAAATTATTACTATTCAT CCACTGGCCAACATTCCCTCAAATATTCATCAATGGGGAGTTCATTGGGGGATCTGACATCATTCTTAGCATGCATCAG ACCGGTGAATTGAAGGAAAAATTGAAAGATGTCGCAGAAAAACATATATAA
- the LOC140815094 gene encoding monothiol glutaredoxin-S15, mitochondrial-like isoform X1, producing the protein MVRLLADIIRRGVAPFPASRLTASSSFYQSVLRLSTNVPGDTHEDFRPAIKTESSGVAIKDIVEQDLKENSVMIYMKGVPDLPRCGFSALAVRVLKEHNVPLSSRNILEDLELKNAVKASATGQHSLKYSSMGSSLGDLTSFLACIRPVN; encoded by the exons ATGGTGAGGTTATTGGCTGACATAATTCGTAGAGGTGTTGCACCTTTTCCAGCCTCGAGGTTGACT GCATCTAGTTCTTTCTATCAGAGCGTTCTTCGGCTTTCTACCAATGTGCCTGGTGATACACATGAAGATTTTAGACCCGCTATTAAAACTGAGAGTTCTGGTGTTGCAATTAAAGACATTGTCGAGCAG GATTTGAAGGAAAACTCTGTAATGATATACATGAAAGGGGTGCCTGATCTTCCCCGATGTGGATTTAGTGCATTAGCAGTGAGAGTTTTGAAAGAACATA ATGTTCCTTTAAGTTCAAGAAATATATTAGAAGACCTTGAACTAAAGAATGCTGTCAAAGCTTCAG CCACTGGCCAACATTCCCTCAAATATTCATCAATGGGGAGTTCATTGGGGGATCTGACATCATTCTTAGCATGCATCAG ACCGGTGAATTGA